A genomic window from Terrisporobacter glycolicus ATCC 14880 = DSM 1288 includes:
- a CDS encoding potassium channel family protein codes for MVRIAFLLITLLAIIVVTYKRISQKQFQSGKKLIKDINNQYKALFKERSSTFKIGQSITILLSQGFLIFAILIGVFRLLPEDVGNSYNIILKILSIVMTFLFMYFVVGYLLLSISRVYKYLYKIEDKNTKTDLLISYFIISMYMTILIIFPEQFGENYKIGLVGVGISYLLTLKVLLNIIRSPKIIKYHEHHTEEDYIDENERHRNITTISGIILIMVILSLGLAVCFVSNSSVGAYSNNPSYFDLFYYTIITFATIGYGDISPVSTGAKLMAVIISITSILCLTIFLSSVMSYKNEE; via the coding sequence ATGGTCAGAATAGCTTTTTTACTTATTACTTTATTAGCAATAATAGTTGTAACTTACAAAAGAATAAGTCAAAAACAGTTTCAAAGTGGAAAGAAACTAATTAAGGATATAAACAATCAATATAAAGCATTATTTAAAGAAAGAAGCTCAACATTCAAAATTGGTCAATCAATAACCATATTATTGTCACAAGGATTTTTAATATTTGCGATATTAATAGGCGTTTTTAGATTACTACCTGAAGATGTGGGCAATAGCTACAATATTATTTTAAAAATCTTATCTATAGTCATGACTTTTCTATTTATGTATTTTGTTGTAGGGTACTTGCTATTATCTATTTCAAGAGTATACAAATATCTATATAAAATTGAAGATAAAAACACAAAAACAGATTTATTAATAAGCTATTTCATAATAAGTATGTATATGACAATTTTAATAATATTTCCCGAGCAATTTGGCGAAAACTATAAAATAGGATTGGTTGGAGTAGGAATAAGTTATTTATTAACACTAAAAGTTTTACTAAACATAATAAGAAGTCCTAAAATTATAAAATATCATGAACATCACACAGAAGAGGACTATATAGATGAGAATGAACGTCATAGAAATATTACCACAATTTCAGGCATAATTTTGATTATGGTGATTTTAAGTTTGGGACTGGCTGTATGTTTTGTTAGTAACAGCAGTGTGGGAGCTTATAGCAACAACCCAAGTTATTTTGATTTATTTTACTACACAATAATTACCTTTGCCACAATAGGTTATGGAGACATAAGTCCTGTTTCAACTGGAGCGAAACTAATGGCAGTAATTATTTCAATAACAAGTATACTATGTCTTACAATATTTTTATCTTCAGTAATGTCTTATAAAAACGAAGAATAG
- the ytaF gene encoding sporulation membrane protein YtaF, whose protein sequence is MFHALNSLSTLDAILLVSALSMDAFVASFAYGTSKIKIPFKSAMTINLVCSTILAISLFMGSIISKYIPSAFTTSICVTVLLMLGMAKLFDSTLKAILIKSGTLSRDLSFKLFDFKFFLRVCLDGTEADVDHSYELSPKESFSLAVALSLDGLAAGFSTGLMVTNYVEIILFSLVINMVAVLLGCFLGNKIAQKSELNLSWLSGVTLILLAFLKLK, encoded by the coding sequence ATGTTTCATGCACTAAATTCCTTATCCACACTAGATGCAATTTTGCTTGTTTCTGCCCTTTCAATGGACGCATTTGTAGCAAGTTTTGCTTATGGAACAAGTAAAATAAAAATTCCCTTTAAATCAGCTATGACAATTAACTTAGTCTGCTCTACTATTTTGGCTATTTCCCTTTTTATGGGTAGTATTATAAGCAAGTATATTCCTAGCGCTTTTACCACTAGTATATGTGTTACAGTGCTATTAATGTTAGGCATGGCTAAATTATTTGATAGTACTTTGAAAGCTATTCTAATTAAAAGTGGCACTCTAAGTCGGGATTTATCATTTAAACTATTTGATTTTAAGTTTTTTCTTAGAGTTTGTTTAGATGGCACAGAGGCAGACGTGGATCATTCTTATGAACTTTCTCCTAAGGAGTCTTTCTCTTTGGCAGTGGCTCTTTCTCTTGATGGTCTGGCAGCTGGTTTTAGTACAGGGCTTATGGTAACAAATTATGTTGAAATTATATTGTTTTCACTTGTAATAAATATGGTTGCTGTATTACTTGGTTGCTTTTTAGGTAACAAAATTGCACAGAAAAGTGAACTTAATCTTTCATGGTTAAGCGGAGTAACTCTTATTTTGCTAGCTTTTTTAAAATTAAAATAA
- a CDS encoding leucine-rich repeat protein produces MNKKIVSLSLAISLVMSNLNFACISFADETNEKIISEQSSDNNNSIKLNKLSSLSQYRNLTSYEDYSYGFSDSGITIKGYLGRDTSISIPSEINGIKVVAIENGAFRGCSSLTSVEIPDSVTSIGESAFRECSSLTSIKIPKGVTSISTFAFYECSSLTSVEIPKGVTNIEDYAFSGCSSLTSIEIPEGVTIIGACIFDRCSSLTSIEIPDSVTSIDSSSFYRCSSLTNIKIPQGVTSIKGDVLFSECDNLLSINVDENNQVYKSIDGILYSKNGKELIVVPQRKTNVTIAQGVTSIADYAFSECSSLTSVEIPKGVTSIGESAFSGCSSLKSVEIPEGVTSIGYYAFSGCSSLKSVEISYSVISIGNEIFSECNNLLSINVDENNQVYKSIDGILYSKSGKKLLLVPKGKTSVEIPKGVTNIEDDAFSYCSRLTSIEIPEGVESIGVNAFVYCSSLTSIKIPRSVTNIGYVANINNCVFMGCDSLTIYAYIGSYAEYYAERCSILFKALDATDISSSDVTVKTIKNQLYTGKQIKPEVILNQGNKTLQNGTDYKLSYTNNINVGEATITVEGIGHYSGYRKITFKIIPKTVTNVKASSSSYSSNKVTWSSVSGASGYEVYRATSKNGTYSLIKTVESGDTLSYTNTSLITGKSYYYKVRAYSIIENEKVFGDYSEIVSAKPSLSKPTAKSTPSTYSSNKVTWNKISGASGYEVYVATSKSGTYTLKKTITSGSTLSYANTGLTTGKTYYYKVRAYRTVNGKKVYSSYSSIVSAKPSLSKPTTKVASSTYSSNKVTWNKISGASGYEVYRATSKSGTYSKVKTITSGSTLSYTNKSLTTGKTYYYKVRAYRTVNGKKVYSSYSSVVSVKPSLSKPSITLSTATKKAYIKWNKISGASGYEIYRATSKSGTYSKLKTITSGNTVSYTNSKLTSQKTYYYKIRAYRVLSGKKVYSSYSSVKSIKVK; encoded by the coding sequence ATGAATAAAAAAATTGTTTCATTATCTTTAGCAATATCTTTAGTTATGAGCAATTTAAACTTTGCTTGCATTTCGTTTGCAGACGAAACTAATGAAAAAATCATATCAGAACAAAGTAGTGATAATAATAACTCAATAAAATTAAATAAATTGTCATCATTATCACAATATAGAAATTTAACTTCTTATGAAGATTATAGTTATGGTTTTTCGGATTCTGGAATTACCATAAAAGGCTATTTAGGTAGAGATACAAGTATTAGCATACCTAGTGAAATTAATGGTATAAAAGTTGTAGCGATAGAAAATGGTGCATTTAGAGGGTGTAGTAGTTTAACAAGTGTAGAAATTCCAGACAGTGTAACAAGTATAGGAGAATCTGCATTTAGGGAATGTAGTAGTTTAACAAGTATAAAAATTCCAAAAGGAGTAACCAGTATATCAACATTTGCATTTTATGAATGTAGTAGTTTAACAAGTGTAGAAATTCCGAAAGGAGTAACAAATATAGAAGACTATGCGTTTAGTGGGTGTAGTAGTTTAACAAGTATAGAAATTCCAGAAGGAGTAACAATTATAGGAGCGTGTATATTTGACAGATGTAGTAGTTTAACGAGTATAGAAATTCCAGACAGTGTAACAAGTATAGATAGCTCTTCATTTTATAGATGCAGTAGTTTAACAAATATAAAAATCCCACAAGGGGTAACAAGTATAAAAGGAGATGTGCTATTTAGTGAGTGTGATAACCTATTATCTATAAATGTAGATGAAAACAATCAAGTATATAAATCAATAGATGGTATTTTATATTCAAAAAATGGAAAAGAACTTATTGTAGTTCCACAGAGAAAAACAAATGTTACTATAGCACAAGGAGTAACAAGCATAGCAGATTATGCATTTAGTGAATGTAGTAGTTTAACAAGTGTAGAAATTCCAAAAGGAGTAACAAGTATAGGAGAATCTGCATTTAGTGGATGTAGTAGTTTAAAAAGTGTAGAAATACCAGAAGGCGTAACAAGTATAGGATATTATGCATTTAGTGGATGTAGTAGTTTAAAAAGTGTAGAAATTTCATATAGTGTAATAAGTATAGGAAATGAAATATTTAGTGAGTGTAATAACCTATTATCTATAAATGTAGATGAAAACAATCAAGTATATAAATCAATAGATGGTATTCTATATTCAAAAAGTGGGAAAAAACTTCTTTTAGTTCCAAAAGGAAAAACAAGTGTAGAAATACCAAAAGGAGTGACAAATATAGAAGACGATGCATTTAGTTATTGTAGTAGATTAACAAGTATAGAAATTCCAGAAGGAGTAGAAAGTATAGGAGTTAATGCATTTGTTTACTGTAGTAGTTTAACAAGTATAAAAATACCAAGAAGTGTAACAAATATAGGATATGTAGCAAATATAAATAATTGTGTATTTATGGGATGTGATAGTTTAACTATATATGCATATATTGGATCCTATGCTGAGTATTATGCAGAACGATGCTCTATATTATTTAAGGCTTTAGATGCCACAGATATTTCAAGTTCAGATGTTACGGTTAAGACTATAAAAAATCAACTGTATACAGGTAAACAAATAAAACCAGAAGTGATTTTAAATCAAGGGAATAAAACATTACAAAATGGAACAGATTACAAATTATCATATACTAATAATATAAATGTAGGAGAAGCAACAATTACAGTTGAAGGAATTGGTCATTATTCAGGTTATAGAAAAATAACTTTTAAAATAATTCCTAAAACTGTAACAAATGTAAAAGCATCATCATCATCATATAGCAGTAATAAAGTAACATGGAGTAGTGTATCAGGAGCAAGTGGATATGAAGTTTACAGAGCAACAAGTAAAAATGGAACATACTCACTGATAAAAACAGTAGAGTCAGGAGATACATTAAGCTATACAAACACATCACTTATAACAGGAAAATCATACTACTATAAAGTAAGGGCGTATTCAATTATAGAAAATGAAAAAGTATTTGGTGATTATTCAGAAATAGTATCAGCAAAACCATCACTTTCTAAACCTACAGCAAAATCAACACCATCAACTTATAGTAGCAATAAAGTTACTTGGAATAAAATATCAGGAGCAAGTGGATATGAAGTATATGTAGCAACAAGCAAAAGTGGAACATATACACTTAAAAAGACAATAACTTCAGGAAGTACATTAAGTTATGCAAATACAGGATTAACAACAGGAAAAACATATTACTATAAAGTAAGAGCGTATAGAACAGTAAATGGAAAGAAAGTATATAGCAGCTATTCAAGTATAGTATCAGCAAAACCATCACTTTCTAAACCAACAACAAAGGTAGCATCATCAACATATAGTAGTAATAAAGTTACTTGGAATAAAATATCAGGAGCAAGTGGATATGAAGTATACAGAGCAACAAGTAAAAGTGGAACTTATTCAAAGGTAAAAACAATAACAAGTGGAAGTACACTAAGTTATACAAATAAATCACTTACAACAGGAAAAACATATTACTATAAAGTAAGAGCGTATAGAACAGTAAATGGCAAGAAAGTATATAGTAGCTATTCAAGTGTAGTATCAGTAAAACCATCACTTTCAAAACCTAGCATAACACTTAGTACAGCAACTAAAAAAGCTTATATTAAGTGGAATAAAATATCAGGAGCAAGTGGATATGAAATTTATAGAGCTACAAGTAAAAGTGGAACTTACTCAAAGTTAAAGACTATTACTAGTGGAAATACAGTATCTTATACAAATAGTAAGTTAACTAGCCAAAAAACATATTACTATAAGATAAGAGCTTATAGAGTTTTAAGTGGTAAGAAGGTATATAGTTCTTACAGCAGTGTGAAATCTATTAAAGTTAAATAA
- the smpB gene encoding SsrA-binding protein SmpB yields MAVGEKTLATNKKARHEYFIEDTYECGIELKGTEVKSIRAGKVNLKEGFASVDNSEVFLKQVHISPYDQGNSFYKADPLRVRKLLLHKYEIRKLIGATTIKGYSLVPMRMYLKNGKVKLELGLAKGKKLYDKRQDLAKKDAQRRIEREMTGKY; encoded by the coding sequence ATGGCAGTAGGAGAAAAAACATTAGCTACAAACAAAAAAGCTAGACATGAATATTTCATAGAAGACACTTACGAATGTGGAATAGAATTAAAAGGAACAGAAGTTAAATCAATCAGAGCAGGGAAAGTTAACTTAAAAGAAGGCTTCGCATCTGTAGATAACTCTGAAGTTTTTCTAAAACAAGTTCATATAAGTCCATACGACCAAGGGAACTCTTTTTACAAAGCAGATCCTCTTAGAGTTAGAAAATTATTACTTCATAAATATGAAATCAGAAAGCTAATAGGGGCTACTACTATAAAAGGTTACTCTTTAGTTCCTATGAGAATGTATCTGAAAAATGGTAAGGTAAAACTTGAGCTAGGTTTAGCAAAAGGTAAAAAACTTTACGACAAACGTCAAGACCTTGCTAAGAAAGATGCACAAAGAAGAATAGAAAGAGAAATGACTGGTAAATACTAA
- a CDS encoding class I SAM-dependent methyltransferase, whose product MDDLKYWKNKWTEVGRDYILNKKTTEETIAVWDESSKTYDETVSNSRINIIYKLKEDYINEDSIVLDLGCGTGAYSMELSKICKEVHAMDYSDGMLNILKAKISENNIKNIKVIKNDWNNLDLKAEGMDKKYDFVISSLNPACYNPSSLMKINEASKGVCCYIGTDGKGQNKLLNKADDEILGERIKGCDISNIIYPFNILYFSGYNPIVFYIPCNWEGRNTYEKGVSKLINRYKDLIEINYNVEEKIKYFVKSHMEGNLFIDKSENNLGVILWRAIYK is encoded by the coding sequence ATGGATGACTTAAAATATTGGAAAAATAAATGGACAGAAGTTGGTAGGGACTATATTTTAAATAAAAAAACAACAGAAGAAACTATAGCAGTTTGGGATGAAAGTTCAAAAACTTATGATGAAACTGTTAGCAATAGTAGAATTAATATTATTTATAAATTAAAGGAAGATTACATAAATGAAGATAGTATAGTTCTTGATTTAGGATGTGGAACGGGAGCTTATTCTATGGAATTAAGTAAAATATGCAAAGAAGTTCATGCTATGGATTATTCTGATGGTATGCTAAATATTCTAAAAGCAAAAATATCTGAAAATAATATTAAAAATATAAAAGTAATAAAAAATGATTGGAATAACTTAGATTTAAAAGCAGAAGGTATGGACAAAAAATATGATTTTGTAATTTCTAGCCTTAATCCAGCTTGCTATAATCCTTCTAGTTTAATGAAGATAAATGAAGCATCTAAAGGAGTATGTTGTTATATAGGTACAGATGGAAAAGGACAAAATAAACTTCTAAACAAAGCTGATGATGAAATTTTAGGAGAAAGGATTAAAGGGTGTGACATTAGTAATATAATTTATCCTTTTAATATATTATATTTTAGTGGATATAATCCAATCGTATTTTATATTCCTTGCAATTGGGAAGGCAGAAATACTTATGAAAAAGGAGTTAGCAAGTTAATAAATAGATATAAGGATTTAATAGAAATCAATTATAATGTAGAGGAAAAAATTAAATACTTTGTAAAATCTCATATGGAAGGGAATTTGTTTATAGATAAAAGTGAAAATAATTTGGGCGTTATATTATGGCGAGCTATATATAAATAA
- a CDS encoding Imm50 family immunity protein: MWYELLDNNVFITKLYDQVPDLIDIRIDQINVLDECDKVSIFFDLTQYADNPPQKWIQSKYNTVVVNIDLFGIHEINMSYKPTNVDKSNISIFMDENSYINVKITGQFNATIRAVAGMIQTICGY, translated from the coding sequence ATGTGGTATGAACTATTAGATAATAATGTATTTATTACTAAATTATACGATCAAGTTCCTGATCTAATTGATATTAGGATAGATCAGATAAATGTTTTAGATGAATGTGATAAAGTTAGTATTTTTTTTGATTTGACCCAATATGCAGATAATCCTCCTCAAAAGTGGATTCAATCAAAATATAATACTGTGGTAGTAAATATAGATTTATTTGGAATACACGAAATAAATATGTCTTATAAACCTACAAATGTAGATAAATCAAACATTAGCATATTTATGGATGAGAATAGTTACATAAATGTTAAAATTACAGGGCAATTTAATGCAACAATTAGAGCAGTAGCTGGAATGATTCAGACGATATGTGGATATTAA
- a CDS encoding ABC transporter ATP-binding protein: MKKEYLVKIENLYKSYEKHDRFKIHKKEVLAGININIKKEEIFGLVGESGCGKSTICNLILGLDKCDRGNIIFDNVDITNMKEKDMRPIRKNLQAVFQDSKSSLNPKMKIYDILNEPLKNYNLESSHRIKELAELVGLDENSLKKYPHEFSGGQRQRISIARSLALNPKFIILDESTSNLDTITLNRILELLKDLKMMFSMTYLVVSHDIDIIKKFCDRVAIMENGKIVEVLQKDDIENAKHPYTRKLLHIM; this comes from the coding sequence ATGAAAAAAGAGTATCTTGTTAAAATTGAAAATTTATATAAGAGCTATGAAAAACATGACAGATTCAAAATTCATAAAAAAGAAGTATTAGCAGGAATAAATATTAACATAAAAAAGGAAGAAATTTTTGGATTAGTTGGAGAAAGTGGTTGTGGAAAGAGTACTATTTGCAACTTAATACTAGGTCTTGATAAGTGTGATAGGGGAAATATTATCTTTGATAATGTGGATATAACTAATATGAAGGAAAAAGATATGAGGCCTATTAGAAAAAACCTGCAAGCAGTGTTTCAGGATAGTAAGTCGTCCTTAAATCCGAAGATGAAGATTTATGATATTTTAAATGAACCATTGAAAAATTATAATTTGGAAAGCTCACATAGGATAAAGGAGTTAGCAGAATTAGTTGGTTTAGACGAAAATAGTTTGAAAAAATACCCACATGAGTTTAGTGGAGGTCAAAGACAACGGATTTCTATTGCTAGAAGTCTTGCTTTAAATCCAAAATTTATTATTTTAGACGAGTCTACATCCAATTTAGATACTATAACTTTAAACAGGATTTTGGAATTGCTTAAAGATTTAAAAATGATGTTTTCTATGACTTATCTTGTAGTATCCCATGATATAGATATTATAAAAAAATTCTGTGATAGGGTGGCTATTATGGAAAATGGAAAGATTGTAGAAGTTTTACAAAAGGATGATATAGAAAATGCAAAACATCCTTATACAAGAAAGCTACTACATATAATGTAG
- a CDS encoding ABC transporter substrate-binding protein, which translates to MKFKKLSSMMMVAILSVGLLSGCSNSSGKDNDTSSVGSDKPKVLTIATGRSFYQGEGTDIFVHGSTNVWESLVKLQDDMTPACDLAESIEPSEDYMSWTIKVKNGIKFHDGTELNAKAVKYNLDRLYHFSDVDKKYDKKTENIDDYGKIKSIELVDDYTVKVTHKKPTVDFMARLSYAAGAMFSLESFNDDGQIVKPYGTGPFKLKDYDETSDVLILEKFADYRNGEAKLDEVVFKKIEDTSTRLSALQTGEIDAVADVGAIMPQQADKVKSDDKLELKEQLVTTTHYMNLNKSKGKLFSNNDLAQAVSYAVSSESIVNDLLQGYGKEAKSVITSVSKKYSRDCGYEYNLDKAKELKEKSIGDKKETIDIIISSALTGRWPYENVAMLIQSQLEKINIKSNIEVVDAAVWSERLKTGDYDMTLAPYTISTGEPSFYFEPHMKSDGAINVSRSYGYKNSKTDELIAKAATETDDKKRVKDYQELQDIARKEGPTIPLWEDVTLYAVNKKVKDFNLNLLFWSDLSVVDIEK; encoded by the coding sequence ATGAAATTTAAAAAATTATCATCTATGATGATGGTAGCAATTTTATCAGTAGGCCTGTTAAGTGGGTGCTCTAATTCATCAGGCAAAGATAATGATACTTCTAGTGTAGGAAGTGATAAGCCAAAGGTACTAACAATAGCAACAGGTAGAAGTTTCTATCAAGGGGAAGGAACAGATATTTTTGTCCATGGATCTACTAATGTGTGGGAGAGTTTAGTTAAACTTCAAGATGACATGACACCAGCTTGTGACTTAGCTGAATCTATTGAACCATCTGAAGACTATATGAGCTGGACTATTAAAGTCAAAAATGGGATTAAGTTTCATGATGGAACTGAACTTAATGCAAAAGCTGTAAAATATAATTTGGATAGGCTATATCATTTTAGTGATGTTGATAAAAAGTATGATAAAAAAACTGAAAATATAGATGATTATGGAAAAATTAAAAGTATAGAATTAGTAGATGATTACACGGTTAAAGTAACTCATAAAAAACCAACAGTAGACTTTATGGCGAGACTTTCATATGCTGCTGGAGCTATGTTTAGTTTAGAGTCATTTAATGATGATGGACAAATTGTAAAGCCTTATGGGACAGGTCCTTTTAAATTAAAAGATTATGATGAAACTAGTGACGTTTTAATTTTAGAAAAATTTGCTGACTATAGAAACGGTGAAGCTAAGCTCGATGAAGTAGTTTTCAAAAAAATAGAAGATACTTCAACTAGATTATCAGCACTTCAAACTGGTGAAATTGATGCAGTAGCAGATGTAGGGGCGATTATGCCACAGCAAGCTGATAAAGTTAAGTCAGATGATAAATTAGAACTAAAAGAGCAATTAGTTACTACTACTCATTATATGAATTTAAATAAAAGCAAAGGCAAGTTATTTAGTAATAATGACTTAGCACAAGCAGTAAGTTATGCAGTAAGTTCAGAGTCAATTGTAAATGATTTATTACAAGGATATGGAAAAGAAGCAAAAAGTGTTATAACTTCTGTTAGTAAAAAATACTCAAGAGATTGTGGATATGAGTATAACTTAGACAAAGCTAAAGAATTAAAAGAAAAATCTATTGGTGATAAAAAAGAAACTATAGATATTATAATAAGCTCTGCTTTAACTGGTCGTTGGCCTTATGAAAATGTTGCTATGTTAATTCAGTCTCAACTTGAAAAAATAAATATAAAATCTAATATAGAGGTAGTAGATGCAGCAGTATGGTCTGAAAGATTAAAAACTGGTGATTATGATATGACTTTAGCACCTTATACAATTTCAACTGGAGAGCCATCTTTCTATTTTGAGCCACATATGAAATCTGATGGAGCTATAAATGTAAGTAGAAGCTATGGATATAAAAATAGCAAAACTGATGAACTTATAGCTAAGGCAGCTACTGAAACAGATGATAAAAAAAGAGTTAAGGATTATCAAGAGTTACAAGATATAGCAAGAAAAGAAGGACCTACTATTCCTCTTTGGGAAGATGTTACTTTATACGCAGTGAATAAAAAAGTTAAAGATTTTAACTTGAATTTGCTATTCTGGTCAGATCTATCTGTAGTAGATATTGAAAAATAA
- a CDS encoding ABC transporter ATP-binding protein, with amino-acid sequence MAILEVRNLNIDYISVKGVNYSISDINFKLEQSKAIGIIGESGCGKSTIAKCILNILPKNIYTQGEILLDGVNILNISEKEMENIRGNQISMIFQEPMQALNPIRRIKNQFYDLLYKYRKINGKVKTDNLIVSRLEDVNLKDIDKILNSYPFELSGGMAQRVMIAMALINNPRVLIADEPTSSIDAINRREILNEIKNLKDLSVVIISHNLSEVYDMCDEILVMKDGVVVEQGYTKDIFQNPNHEYTKLLLQNERISKGSYEKRVSC; translated from the coding sequence ATGGCTATTTTAGAAGTAAGAAATTTAAATATTGATTATATTAGTGTAAAAGGTGTTAATTATAGTATATCTGACATTAATTTTAAACTGGAGCAGTCAAAGGCAATAGGAATTATAGGTGAGAGTGGTTGTGGAAAGAGTACTATAGCCAAATGTATTTTAAATATACTTCCCAAAAATATATATACCCAGGGAGAAATTTTATTGGATGGAGTTAATATTTTAAATATTAGTGAAAAAGAAATGGAAAATATTAGAGGAAATCAAATATCAATGATATTTCAGGAGCCTATGCAAGCATTAAATCCTATCAGAAGAATCAAAAATCAGTTTTATGATTTGCTTTATAAATATAGAAAAATAAATGGGAAAGTCAAAACCGATAATCTTATTGTAAGCAGACTAGAAGATGTTAATTTAAAGGATATTGATAAGATACTAAATAGTTACCCCTTTGAATTAAGTGGAGGTATGGCGCAAAGGGTTATGATAGCAATGGCTTTAATAAACAATCCAAGGGTATTAATCGCCGACGAACCTACTTCCTCTATTGATGCTATTAATAGAAGAGAGATATTAAATGAAATAAAAAATTTGAAGGATCTATCTGTAGTAATTATTTCTCACAACTTAAGTGAAGTTTATGATATGTGTGATGAGATTTTAGTCATGAAGGATGGAGTAGTTGTGGAGCAAGGATATACTAAGGATATTTTTCAAAATCCTAATCATGAGTATACTAAATTACTATTACAAAATGAAAGGATAAGCAAAGGAAGCTATGAAAAAAGAGTATCTTGTTAA
- a CDS encoding SIR2 family protein yields the protein MSNLRFKSSDDVRNCINLQINESHPIVKSSYHNELVLFIGSGLSIHLDIPGWTQFASKYVELVKTSNNINYKTENDLKKIPDKKKILSLCRFMAKNSNIDEEIVKSWFDIKEEKLVNSQIYKMLYNLNAIYITTNYDNALDLMSKNIKKNEVNIGINFDNSVEIFKDEKRVYYDVNEFVYDKIMKSGNVIHIHGSKNNLESMVISNEDYINRYGYNISSYSENPNHRIYSEFLKNVFNGKYTILFIGYGLEEIEILQYMFENTLENNPNNANSRFMLLGGYASDYGYIDILSQYYSDNYGVTILPYDITEEGYDKEIERFLSKLNYWKENRKGRLKVDLELLEDI from the coding sequence TTGAGTAACTTAAGATTTAAGAGTTCAGACGATGTTAGGAATTGTATTAATTTACAAATAAATGAGAGTCATCCAATAGTAAAATCTTCATATCATAATGAATTAGTACTTTTTATTGGTTCAGGTTTATCTATACATTTAGACATTCCAGGATGGACACAATTTGCATCAAAATATGTTGAATTAGTTAAAACTAGTAATAATATAAATTATAAAACAGAAAATGATTTGAAAAAGATACCAGATAAAAAGAAAATTTTATCTTTATGTAGATTTATGGCTAAGAATTCTAATATAGATGAAGAGATAGTTAAATCATGGTTTGATATAAAAGAAGAAAAACTAGTTAATTCTCAAATATATAAGATGTTATACAATTTAAATGCTATATATATAACAACAAATTACGATAATGCGCTAGACTTAATGTCAAAAAATATAAAAAAGAATGAAGTAAACATTGGGATTAATTTTGATAATAGTGTAGAGATATTTAAAGATGAGAAGAGAGTTTATTATGATGTAAATGAATTTGTATATGATAAAATAATGAAATCTGGAAACGTGATACATATACATGGAAGTAAAAATAATTTGGAAAGTATGGTTATATCTAATGAAGATTATATAAATAGATATGGATATAATATTTCATCATATAGTGAAAATCCAAATCATAGAATATATTCTGAGTTTTTAAAAAATGTATTTAATGGGAAATATACGATTTTATTTATTGGTTATGGGCTAGAAGAAATAGAAATACTTCAATATATGTTCGAAAATACACTAGAAAATAATCCTAATAATGCAAATAGCAGGTTTATGTTATTAGGAGGTTATGCAAGTGACTATGGATATATAGATATACTATCTCAATATTATTCTGATAATTATGGGGTTACTATATTACCATATGATATCACAGAAGAAGGTTATGATAAGGAGATTGAGAGGTTTTTATCAAAATTAAATTATTGGAAGGAAAATAGAAAAGGGAGATTAAAAGTTGATTTAGAATTATTGGAGGATATATAG